A stretch of Cicer arietinum cultivar CDC Frontier isolate Library 1 chromosome 5, Cicar.CDCFrontier_v2.0, whole genome shotgun sequence DNA encodes these proteins:
- the LOC101510927 gene encoding probable serine/threonine-protein kinase PBL23 — protein sequence MSCFHCCTSQKRINKRSLKKSIKQYHDAKTLTSFANISFKTDSGKRRFIADEIAKLGKGNVTSKIFSYRELCVTTQNFHPSNMIGEGGFGRVYRGRIATTNQVVAVKQLDRNGFQGNREFLVEVLILSLLHHPNLVNLVGYCAEGDQRVLVYEYMANGSLEDHLLELTEERKPLDWQTRMKIAEGAAKGLEYLHEEANPPVIYRDFKASNILLDENYNPKLSDFGLAKLGPTGDKTHVSTRVMGTYGYCAPEYALTGQLSTKSDVYSFGVVFLEIITGRRVIDNSRPSEEQNLVTWAQPLLRDRNKFKQMADPLLEDNYPIKGLYQALAVAAMCLQEEADTRPLISDVVTALEFLARKKEDGEEQNTKENFASQGENGNEDNKSNVVNDEEEDEDEDENDDDKEDEDEDGDDNEDENDDSDNENENDNEDDKGNTR from the exons ATGAGTTGTTTTCATTGTTGTACGTCACAAAAGAGAATCAACAAGAGGTCATTGAAGAAAAGCATTAAGCAATATCATGATGCAAAAACTCTAACCTCATTTGCCAATATCTCTTTTAAAACTG ATAGTGGCAAGAGAAGGTTCATAGCAGATGAGATAGCAAAGCTTGGAAAAGGAAATGTTACCTCTAAGATTTTCTCGTATCGCGAACTATGCGTCACAACTCAGAATTTTCACCCTTCCAATATGATTGGAGAAGGAGGTTTTGGAAGAGTTTACAGAGGAAGGATTGCAACCACAAATCAA GTTGTTGCTGTGAAACAACTTGACAGGAATGGATTTCAAGGGAACAGAGAATTTCTTGTAGAGGTTTTGATTTTGAGTCTTTTGCATCACCCTAACCTTGTAAACTTAGTAGGATATTGTGCTGAAGGTGATCAGAGGGTTTTGGTATATGAATACATGGCTAATGGTTCCTTAGAAGATCACTTGCTTG AATTAACTGAGGAAAGAAAGCCTTTGGATTGGCAAACTAGAATGAAAATAGCAGAAGGAGCGGCAAAAGGACTTGAATATTTACACGAGGAAGCGAACCCACCAGTGATATACCGCGATTTCAAAGCATCAAATATACTATTAGACGAAAACTACAATCCAAAACTTTCTGACTTTGGTCTTGCAAAGCTTGGTCCTACAGGCGATAAAACACATGTATCAACCAGAGTGATGGGAACTTACGGCTATTGTGCTCCCGAGTATGCATTGACAGGACAATTAAGTACAAAATCAGATGTGTATAGTTTTGGAGTCGTGTTTTTGGAGATCATCACAGGAAGAAGAGTCATTGACAATTCAAGACCATCAGAAGAGCAAAATTTAGTCACTTGG GCACAACCTCTACTTAGAGACAgaaataaattcaaacaaatgGCAGATCCATTGTTAGAAGATAACTACCCTATAAAGGGTCTATACCAAGCTCTAGCTGTTGCAGCAATGTGTCTCCAAGAGGAAGCTGATACTCGGCCTTTAATAAGCGATGTAGTTACAGCTCTTGAATTCTTAGCAAGGAAGAAAGAAGATGGTGaagaacaaaatacaaaagaGAATTTTGCTTCTCAAGGCGAAAATGGTAATGAAGACAATAAATCTAATGTAGTAAATGATGAGGAGGAGGACGAGGACGAGGACGAAAACGATGATGATAAAGAGGATGAGGATGAGGATGGTGATGATAATGAGGATGAGAATGATGATAGTGATAATGAGAATGAGAATGATAATGAGGATGATAAAGGTAATACAAGATAG